Proteins encoded together in one Etheostoma cragini isolate CJK2018 chromosome 11, CSU_Ecrag_1.0, whole genome shotgun sequence window:
- the naxd gene encoding ATP-dependent (S)-NAD(P)H-hydrate dehydratase isoform X5 yields MDDDILSLVKSIVPPLTSKKHKGQDGRIGIIGGCQDYTGAPYFAAISALKVGADLSHVFCTKDAATVIKSYSPELIVHPVLDSPNAVEEIEKWLPRLHGLVVGPGLGREDVLLKAAKEVIEKSKARDIPIVIDADGLWLVTQQPSIIQGYHKGILTPNFMEFTRLYEALHHEPMNSTDHQRSVKQLSVAMGNLTVVLKGEKDLITDGTKVISCSIEGSGRRCGGQGDLLSGSMGVLAHWAHAASAAGMGRSLNPSVVAAFGACSLTRQCNSQAYQRHGRSTTTSDMIQEIGTAFKKLFES; encoded by the exons ATGGATGATGACATCCTCTCACTAGTAAAAAGCATAGTCCCTCCACTGACATCCAAAAAGCACAAGGGACAAGATGGACGTATTGGGATCATCGGAGGATGCCAAGA CTATACCGGAGCTCCGTACTTTGCCGCCATCTCAGCATTGAAAGTG GGGGCTGACTTGTCTCATGTGTTCTGCACAAAAGATGCTGCAACTGTAATCAAATCATACAGCCCTGAGCTCATAGTTCATCCAGTTCT ggaCAGTCCTAATGCAGTGGAAGAGATTGAAAAATGGCTCCCAAGACTTCACGGCCTTGTGGTGGGACCAGGTCTAGGGAGAGAAGACGTATTACTGAAAGCAGCCAAG gAGGTGATAGAAAAGTCTAAAGCAAGAGATATCCCTATAGTCATTGATGCA GACGGCTTATGGCTAGTTACACAGCAACCATCTATTATTCAAGGGTACCATAAAGGCATCCTCACACCTAACTTCATGGAGTTCACTCGACTGTATGAGGCACTG CACCATGAACCTATGAACAGCACTGATCATCAACGCAGCGTCAAGCAGCTCAGTGTAGCCATGGGCAACCTCACTGTGGTGCTAAAAGGAGAAAAGGATCTCATTACAGACGGCACCAAGG TGATCTCATGCAGTATTGAGGGCAGTGGGAGAAGATGTGGTGGACAGGGAGATCTTCTATCTGGCTCCATGGGAGTTTTGGCACACTGGGCCCATGCTGCCTCTGCAGCTGGAATGGGCAGAAG tTTGAATCCATCAGTGGTTGCAGCATTTGGTGCCTGTTCTCTTACAAGACAGTGCAACAGTCAAGCATACCAGCGACATGGCAGGTccaccaccacatcagacatgATTCAGGAGATTGGCACAGCCTTCAAAAAGCTATTTGAAAGCTGA
- the ube2al gene encoding ubiquitin conjugating enzyme E2 A, like has product MSTPARRRLMRDFKRLQEDPPAGVSGAPSENNIMVWNAVIFGPEGTPFEDGTFKLIVEFTEEYPNKPPTVRFVSKMFHPNVYADGSICLDILQNRWSPTYDVSSILTSIQSLLDEPNPNSPANSQAAQLYQENKREYEKRVSAIVEQSWRDS; this is encoded by the exons GCTACAAGAGGACCCTCCAGCTGGTGTCAGTGGTGCCCCATCTGAAAATAACATTATGGTGTGGAATGCCGTCATATTTGG CCCTGAAGGAACTCCCTTTGAGGACG GTACATTTAAACTCATTGTAGAGTTCACAGAAGAATACCCCAACAAACCCCCCACAGTACGATTTGTGTCAAAGATGTTTCATCCCAATG TCTATGCAGATGGCAGTATATGTTTGGACATCCTACAGAACCGTTGGAGTCCCACTTATGATGTGTCCTCTATTCTTACATCTATCCAG TCCCTGCTTGATGAACCAAACCCAAACAGTCCAGCCAACAGTCAGGCAGCTCAGCTGTACCAGGAAAACAAGCGGGAATACGAGAAGCGTGTGTCTGCCATCGTAGAACAAAGTTGGAGGGACAGTTGA
- the naxd gene encoding ATP-dependent (S)-NAD(P)H-hydrate dehydratase isoform X2 — MGNNSTSVRPHNSSQSASNLSTKTPKRQRKRRANFPMEKLMEQFLEQSAQAEDNFYRMEEQRLQAEDRRREAEHARELHMLQMLGQMFSSISSTRPGSAATPCKTAPPARAPVFSTASPSCTQGQSSHLRRPSPQTDCCTQQSQLLNTDPQALVFERYYSLGSTSHRGMDDDILSLVKSIVPPLTSKKHKGQDGRIGIIGGCQDYTGAPYFAAISALKVGADLSHVFCTKDAATVIKSYSPELIVHPVLDSPNAVEEIEKWLPRLHGLVVGPGLGREDVLLKAAKEVIEKSKARDIPIVIDADGLWLVTQQPSIIQGYHKGILTPNFMEFTRLYEALHHEPMNSTDHQRSVKQLSVAMGNLTVVLKGEKDLITDGTKVISCSIEGSGRRCGGQGDLLSGSMGVLAHWAHAASAAGMGRSLNPSVVAAFGACSLTRQCNSQAYQRHGRSTTTSDMIQEIGTAFKKLFES; from the exons ATGGGCAATAACA GCACTTCAGTAAGACCGCATAACAGCAGCCAGTCGGCCAGTAATCTATCAACCAAAACACCTAAACGGCAGAGAAAGCGGCGCGCTAACTTCCCCATGGAGAAACTAATGGAGCAGTTCCTGGAGCAGAGCGCCCAGGCTGAGGACAACTTTTATCGGATGGAGGAGCAGCGCTTGCAGGCAGAAGACCGCCGTAGGGAAGCTGAACACGCcagggagctgcacatgcttcAGATGCTCGGTCAGATGTTCTCCAGCATCTCCTCCACCAGACCCGGCTCTGCAGCCACTCCCTGTAAAACAGCTCCTCCTGCCCGTGCGCCTGTGTTCTCCACTGCCTCCCCATCATGTACACAAGGCCAGTCCAGTCATCTCAGACGCCCTTCACCCCAGACAGACTGTTGCACTCAACAAAGTCAACTATTGAACACAGATCCCCAGGCATTAG TGTTTGAACGCTACTACAGTTTGGGGTCTACATCACACAGAGGCATGGATGATGACATCCTCTCACTAGTAAAAAGCATAGTCCCTCCACTGACATCCAAAAAGCACAAGGGACAAGATGGACGTATTGGGATCATCGGAGGATGCCAAGA CTATACCGGAGCTCCGTACTTTGCCGCCATCTCAGCATTGAAAGTG GGGGCTGACTTGTCTCATGTGTTCTGCACAAAAGATGCTGCAACTGTAATCAAATCATACAGCCCTGAGCTCATAGTTCATCCAGTTCT ggaCAGTCCTAATGCAGTGGAAGAGATTGAAAAATGGCTCCCAAGACTTCACGGCCTTGTGGTGGGACCAGGTCTAGGGAGAGAAGACGTATTACTGAAAGCAGCCAAG gAGGTGATAGAAAAGTCTAAAGCAAGAGATATCCCTATAGTCATTGATGCA GACGGCTTATGGCTAGTTACACAGCAACCATCTATTATTCAAGGGTACCATAAAGGCATCCTCACACCTAACTTCATGGAGTTCACTCGACTGTATGAGGCACTG CACCATGAACCTATGAACAGCACTGATCATCAACGCAGCGTCAAGCAGCTCAGTGTAGCCATGGGCAACCTCACTGTGGTGCTAAAAGGAGAAAAGGATCTCATTACAGACGGCACCAAGG TGATCTCATGCAGTATTGAGGGCAGTGGGAGAAGATGTGGTGGACAGGGAGATCTTCTATCTGGCTCCATGGGAGTTTTGGCACACTGGGCCCATGCTGCCTCTGCAGCTGGAATGGGCAGAAG tTTGAATCCATCAGTGGTTGCAGCATTTGGTGCCTGTTCTCTTACAAGACAGTGCAACAGTCAAGCATACCAGCGACATGGCAGGTccaccaccacatcagacatgATTCAGGAGATTGGCACAGCCTTCAAAAAGCTATTTGAAAGCTGA
- the naxd gene encoding ATP-dependent (S)-NAD(P)H-hydrate dehydratase isoform X4, translating into MFERYYSLGSTSHRGMDDDILSLVKSIVPPLTSKKHKGQDGRIGIIGGCQDYTGAPYFAAISALKVGADLSHVFCTKDAATVIKSYSPELIVHPVLDSPNAVEEIEKWLPRLHGLVVGPGLGREDVLLKAAKEVIEKSKARDIPIVIDADGLWLVTQQPSIIQGYHKGILTPNFMEFTRLYEALHHEPMNSTDHQRSVKQLSVAMGNLTVVLKGEKDLITDGTKVISCSIEGSGRRCGGQGDLLSGSMGVLAHWAHAASAAGMGRSLNPSVVAAFGACSLTRQCNSQAYQRHGRSTTTSDMIQEIGTAFKKLFES; encoded by the exons A TGTTTGAACGCTACTACAGTTTGGGGTCTACATCACACAGAGGCATGGATGATGACATCCTCTCACTAGTAAAAAGCATAGTCCCTCCACTGACATCCAAAAAGCACAAGGGACAAGATGGACGTATTGGGATCATCGGAGGATGCCAAGA CTATACCGGAGCTCCGTACTTTGCCGCCATCTCAGCATTGAAAGTG GGGGCTGACTTGTCTCATGTGTTCTGCACAAAAGATGCTGCAACTGTAATCAAATCATACAGCCCTGAGCTCATAGTTCATCCAGTTCT ggaCAGTCCTAATGCAGTGGAAGAGATTGAAAAATGGCTCCCAAGACTTCACGGCCTTGTGGTGGGACCAGGTCTAGGGAGAGAAGACGTATTACTGAAAGCAGCCAAG gAGGTGATAGAAAAGTCTAAAGCAAGAGATATCCCTATAGTCATTGATGCA GACGGCTTATGGCTAGTTACACAGCAACCATCTATTATTCAAGGGTACCATAAAGGCATCCTCACACCTAACTTCATGGAGTTCACTCGACTGTATGAGGCACTG CACCATGAACCTATGAACAGCACTGATCATCAACGCAGCGTCAAGCAGCTCAGTGTAGCCATGGGCAACCTCACTGTGGTGCTAAAAGGAGAAAAGGATCTCATTACAGACGGCACCAAGG TGATCTCATGCAGTATTGAGGGCAGTGGGAGAAGATGTGGTGGACAGGGAGATCTTCTATCTGGCTCCATGGGAGTTTTGGCACACTGGGCCCATGCTGCCTCTGCAGCTGGAATGGGCAGAAG tTTGAATCCATCAGTGGTTGCAGCATTTGGTGCCTGTTCTCTTACAAGACAGTGCAACAGTCAAGCATACCAGCGACATGGCAGGTccaccaccacatcagacatgATTCAGGAGATTGGCACAGCCTTCAAAAAGCTATTTGAAAGCTGA
- the naxd gene encoding ATP-dependent (S)-NAD(P)H-hydrate dehydratase isoform X1, translating into MQANTTRGFLWSDVETRTLLNIWGEQDIQTALDGNFRNSFVYRDVSRRLGVMGFERTPEQCRVRIKSLKRQYLLAKEGNLRNNGQYHKICKFYDTMEMILSNRPALDPQEFIDSGAGGEEAVDHDGLEEDGEDAQDAYSESTGECPYPAETEVKLEYPTVPIPIPVKVTMGNNSTSVRPHNSSQSASNLSTKTPKRQRKRRANFPMEKLMEQFLEQSAQAEDNFYRMEEQRLQAEDRRREAEHARELHMLQMLGQMFSSISSTRPGSAATPCKTAPPARAPVFSTASPSCTQGQSSHLRRPSPQTDCCTQQSQLLNTDPQALVFERYYSLGSTSHRGMDDDILSLVKSIVPPLTSKKHKGQDGRIGIIGGCQDYTGAPYFAAISALKVGADLSHVFCTKDAATVIKSYSPELIVHPVLDSPNAVEEIEKWLPRLHGLVVGPGLGREDVLLKAAKEVIEKSKARDIPIVIDADGLWLVTQQPSIIQGYHKGILTPNFMEFTRLYEALHHEPMNSTDHQRSVKQLSVAMGNLTVVLKGEKDLITDGTKVISCSIEGSGRRCGGQGDLLSGSMGVLAHWAHAASAAGMGRSLNPSVVAAFGACSLTRQCNSQAYQRHGRSTTTSDMIQEIGTAFKKLFES; encoded by the exons ATGCAAGCGAACACAACGCGGGGCTTCTTGTGGTCGGACGTAGAGACGAGGACCTTGTTGAACATCTGGGGCGAGCAGGACATTCAGACGGCGCTGGATGGAAACTTCCGAAACAGCTTCGTGTACCGCGACGTTTCCCGGAGGCTGGGGGTAATGGGGTTTGAAAGGACGCCGGAGCAGTGCAGGGTGCGGATCAAAAGCCTCAAGAGACAGTACTTGTTAGCAAAGGAAGGTAATCTACGGAACAACGGGCAGTATCACAAGATTTGTAAGTTTTATGACACCATGGAGATGATTTTGAGCAACCGGCCCGCTCTTGACCCCCAGGAGTTTATAGACAGCGGGGCGGGAGGAGAAGAGGCCGTGGATCATGATGGCCtggaggaagatggagaagaTGCTCAGGATGCATACTCGGAGAGCACAGGGGAGTGTCCTTATCCTGCAGAAACTGAAGTGAAGTTGGAATACCCAACTGTTCCCATCCCCATTCCAGTTAAAGTGACAATGGGCAATAACA GCACTTCAGTAAGACCGCATAACAGCAGCCAGTCGGCCAGTAATCTATCAACCAAAACACCTAAACGGCAGAGAAAGCGGCGCGCTAACTTCCCCATGGAGAAACTAATGGAGCAGTTCCTGGAGCAGAGCGCCCAGGCTGAGGACAACTTTTATCGGATGGAGGAGCAGCGCTTGCAGGCAGAAGACCGCCGTAGGGAAGCTGAACACGCcagggagctgcacatgcttcAGATGCTCGGTCAGATGTTCTCCAGCATCTCCTCCACCAGACCCGGCTCTGCAGCCACTCCCTGTAAAACAGCTCCTCCTGCCCGTGCGCCTGTGTTCTCCACTGCCTCCCCATCATGTACACAAGGCCAGTCCAGTCATCTCAGACGCCCTTCACCCCAGACAGACTGTTGCACTCAACAAAGTCAACTATTGAACACAGATCCCCAGGCATTAG TGTTTGAACGCTACTACAGTTTGGGGTCTACATCACACAGAGGCATGGATGATGACATCCTCTCACTAGTAAAAAGCATAGTCCCTCCACTGACATCCAAAAAGCACAAGGGACAAGATGGACGTATTGGGATCATCGGAGGATGCCAAGA CTATACCGGAGCTCCGTACTTTGCCGCCATCTCAGCATTGAAAGTG GGGGCTGACTTGTCTCATGTGTTCTGCACAAAAGATGCTGCAACTGTAATCAAATCATACAGCCCTGAGCTCATAGTTCATCCAGTTCT ggaCAGTCCTAATGCAGTGGAAGAGATTGAAAAATGGCTCCCAAGACTTCACGGCCTTGTGGTGGGACCAGGTCTAGGGAGAGAAGACGTATTACTGAAAGCAGCCAAG gAGGTGATAGAAAAGTCTAAAGCAAGAGATATCCCTATAGTCATTGATGCA GACGGCTTATGGCTAGTTACACAGCAACCATCTATTATTCAAGGGTACCATAAAGGCATCCTCACACCTAACTTCATGGAGTTCACTCGACTGTATGAGGCACTG CACCATGAACCTATGAACAGCACTGATCATCAACGCAGCGTCAAGCAGCTCAGTGTAGCCATGGGCAACCTCACTGTGGTGCTAAAAGGAGAAAAGGATCTCATTACAGACGGCACCAAGG TGATCTCATGCAGTATTGAGGGCAGTGGGAGAAGATGTGGTGGACAGGGAGATCTTCTATCTGGCTCCATGGGAGTTTTGGCACACTGGGCCCATGCTGCCTCTGCAGCTGGAATGGGCAGAAG tTTGAATCCATCAGTGGTTGCAGCATTTGGTGCCTGTTCTCTTACAAGACAGTGCAACAGTCAAGCATACCAGCGACATGGCAGGTccaccaccacatcagacatgATTCAGGAGATTGGCACAGCCTTCAAAAAGCTATTTGAAAGCTGA
- the rab20 gene encoding ras-related protein Rab-20, with translation MPELSKMKKPDVKVVLLGDMNVGKTSLLHRYMERKFRDTISTVGGAFFLKQWGPYNISIWDTAGREQFHGLGSMYCRGAAAVILTYDVTNWQSLAELEERFLSLTDTANHDCIYMVVGNKADLADSKALLSQDSDLASECEEKRTEPQVLSACPTPPASPTSFSGITLHKQVNLQDAVAFYGRILRYKGLEEKSSPPAEKMCFETSAKTGYNVDALFEALFDLVLPSILRKRNENQESPTVDLEECRGASNKRARSACC, from the exons ATGCCCGAGCTATCGAAGATGAAGAAGCCCGACGTCAAGGTTGTTCTCCTGGGAGACATGAACGTGGGGAAGACGTCGCTGCTCCACAGGTACATGGAGAGAAAGTTCAGAGACACCATCAGCACCGTTGGAGGGGCGTTTTTCCTCAAACAGTGGGGACCTTACAATATCTCAATATGGGACACTGCCG gTCGTGAACAGTTCCATGGTTTGGGTTCAATGTACTGTCGAGGTGCAGCCGCTGTCATCCTCACTTATGACGTCACCAACTGGCAGAGCCTAGCTGAACTGGAGGAGCGCTTCCTGTCCCTGACTGATACTGCTAACCATGACTGCATTTACATGGTAGTGGGCAACAAGGCTGATCTCGCAGACTCTAAAGCCCTGCTGTCCCAGGACTCGGATTTGGCGTCTGAGTGTGAGGAGAAGAGGACTGAACCACAAGTGTTGTCTGCTTGCCCCACACCGCCGGCTTCCCCTACATCCTTTTCTGGGATAACACTACACAAACAGGTAAACCTTCAGGATGCAGTGGCTTTTTATGGGAGAATACTGCGCTACAAGGGCCTTGAGGAAAAGAGCAGCCCGCCTGCAGAGAAGATGTGCTTTGAGACCAGTGCCAAGACGGGCTACAATGTGGACGCTCTATTTGAGGCATTGTTTGATCTGGTGCTGCCTTCCATCCTAAGGAAGAGAAACGAGAACCAGGAGTCTCCTACAGTGGACCTGGAGGAGTGCAGAGGGGCCAGCAACAAGCGGGCCAGATCTGCCTGCTGCTAG
- the ing1 gene encoding inhibitor of growth protein 1 — MLNPTNGDPSHVVVNYVEEYLDLVESLPFDLQRSVSIMKEIDAKYQDVLKELDDAYERYRRESDSLQRRKLQLTIQRALIRSQELGDEKIQIAGQMVELVENRTRQIDWHSELLLSSQEVPESHVPTATSITTTASSTMSSSSSSATVTPGKTGHHDKKRDEVTPGSGCGDKAGGKRSRRQKNGESRESYGGLDHTEEAGVSREKRAKTSSKKKKRSKGKSEREVSPPDLPIDPDEPTYCLCEQVSYGEMIGCDNDECPIEWFHFSCVGLHHKPKGKWYCPKCRGENEKTMDKTLERAKKERAYNR, encoded by the exons ATGTTGAACCCGACTAATGGCGACCCAAGCCACGTTGTTGTGAATTATGTCGAGGAGTATTTGGATCTGGTGGAGTCACTACCTTTTGACTTGCAGAGAAGTGTGTCCATTATGAAGGAAATTGATGCCAAGTATCAAG ATGTTCTGAAGGAGCTTGATGATGCTTATGAACGGTATCGCCGGGAATCTGACTCGCTTCAGAGGCGAAAGCTTCAGTTAACCATTCAGAGAGCGCTGATTCGCAGTCAAGAGCTCGGAGATGAGAAGATACAGATTGCTGGTCAAATG GTGGAGTTGGTTGAGAATCGAACACGACAAATAGACTGGCATTCTGAacttctcctttcctctcaaGAAGTCCCAGAGAGTCACGTTCCCACAGCAACATCCATCACAACCACTGCATCATCCACGATgtcctcctcatcttcatcaGCCACCGTTACTCCAGGCAAAACTGGCCACCACGACAAGAAGCGTGACGAGGTTACCCCAGGCTCAGGCTGCGGAGACAAGGCTGGAGGGAAACGCTCCCGACGACAGAAAAATGGAGAAAGTCGGGAAAGTTACGGGGGTCTGGATCACACCGAGGAAGCAGGAGTATCCCGGGAAAAGAGGGCCAAAACATcttcaaagaagaagaaaaggtcaAAAGGAAAGTCTGAGAGAGAAGTGTCGCCCCCTGATCTGCCCATCGATCCAGATGAGCCAACGTACTGCCTGTGTGAGCAGGTATCATATGGCGAGATGATTGGCTGTGATAACGATGAATGTCCTATTGAGTGGTTTCATTTCTCCTGTGTCGGGCTTCACCATAAGCCCAAAGGAAAGTGGTACTGTCCCAAGTGTAGGGGTGAGAATGAGAAGACCATGGACAAGACTTTAGAGAGGGCCAAGAAGGAGAGGGCTTACAACCGGTAG
- the naxd gene encoding ATP-dependent (S)-NAD(P)H-hydrate dehydratase isoform X3 gives MHHKLFLPILGQFTVKSRLLMIRIICVQLTAFKRSSSLVFERYYSLGSTSHRGMDDDILSLVKSIVPPLTSKKHKGQDGRIGIIGGCQDYTGAPYFAAISALKVGADLSHVFCTKDAATVIKSYSPELIVHPVLDSPNAVEEIEKWLPRLHGLVVGPGLGREDVLLKAAKEVIEKSKARDIPIVIDADGLWLVTQQPSIIQGYHKGILTPNFMEFTRLYEALHHEPMNSTDHQRSVKQLSVAMGNLTVVLKGEKDLITDGTKVISCSIEGSGRRCGGQGDLLSGSMGVLAHWAHAASAAGMGRSLNPSVVAAFGACSLTRQCNSQAYQRHGRSTTTSDMIQEIGTAFKKLFES, from the exons ATGCATCATAAACTGTTTCTTCCTATACTGGGGCAGTTTACTGTCAAGTCAAGGCTCCTCATGATCAGGATCATTTGTGTTCAGTTGACAGCGTTTAAACGCAGTTCCAGTTTAG TGTTTGAACGCTACTACAGTTTGGGGTCTACATCACACAGAGGCATGGATGATGACATCCTCTCACTAGTAAAAAGCATAGTCCCTCCACTGACATCCAAAAAGCACAAGGGACAAGATGGACGTATTGGGATCATCGGAGGATGCCAAGA CTATACCGGAGCTCCGTACTTTGCCGCCATCTCAGCATTGAAAGTG GGGGCTGACTTGTCTCATGTGTTCTGCACAAAAGATGCTGCAACTGTAATCAAATCATACAGCCCTGAGCTCATAGTTCATCCAGTTCT ggaCAGTCCTAATGCAGTGGAAGAGATTGAAAAATGGCTCCCAAGACTTCACGGCCTTGTGGTGGGACCAGGTCTAGGGAGAGAAGACGTATTACTGAAAGCAGCCAAG gAGGTGATAGAAAAGTCTAAAGCAAGAGATATCCCTATAGTCATTGATGCA GACGGCTTATGGCTAGTTACACAGCAACCATCTATTATTCAAGGGTACCATAAAGGCATCCTCACACCTAACTTCATGGAGTTCACTCGACTGTATGAGGCACTG CACCATGAACCTATGAACAGCACTGATCATCAACGCAGCGTCAAGCAGCTCAGTGTAGCCATGGGCAACCTCACTGTGGTGCTAAAAGGAGAAAAGGATCTCATTACAGACGGCACCAAGG TGATCTCATGCAGTATTGAGGGCAGTGGGAGAAGATGTGGTGGACAGGGAGATCTTCTATCTGGCTCCATGGGAGTTTTGGCACACTGGGCCCATGCTGCCTCTGCAGCTGGAATGGGCAGAAG tTTGAATCCATCAGTGGTTGCAGCATTTGGTGCCTGTTCTCTTACAAGACAGTGCAACAGTCAAGCATACCAGCGACATGGCAGGTccaccaccacatcagacatgATTCAGGAGATTGGCACAGCCTTCAAAAAGCTATTTGAAAGCTGA